The genomic window CCATACAAATCCTAAGAACGAGATAGGATAGAAGAGATCCATCAATTGTTTAATGTTCCCATGGAAGTATTGTTTAAAGTTTGGCGACAAAAACCCCATCAAAGTCCTCAGCTACAGACTTATAAACTAGAGGTTCAAGCGGGCAATACCATCTTAGAATGTTTAAATCGCATTAAATGGGAACAAGATGGTAGTTTAGCTTTTCGTAAAAATTGCCGTAACACCATTTGCGGTAGTTGTAGCATGAGAATTAATGGTCGTTCTGCTTTGGCCTGTAAACAAAATGTGGGACAAGAATTAGAAATGGCATCTTCTTCAAATAATGGAGATGTGCCAACTATCACCATTGCACCCTTGGGAAATATGCCGGTCATCAAAGATTTGGTGGTGGATATGTCAGGCTTTTGGGATAAACTACAAAAGGTTGATCCTTACGTTAGTACCCAAGGACGAAAAATCCCTGAACGGGAATTTTTACAGACCCCTGAAGAGCGATCGCAGTTGGATCAGACGGGTAACTGTATCATGTGTGGAGCTTGTTATTCTGAATGCAATGCGTTAACGGTTAACCCTGAGTTTGTAGGTCCCCATGCTTTGGCCAAAGCACAACGGATGGTGGCAGACTCCCGTGATACCGAAGTAGAAGCCCGTTTAGAAACCTATAACCAAGGAACCCAAGGGGTTTGGGGTTGTACCCGTTGTTATTACTGTAATGCGGTGTGTCCCATGGAAGTAGCCCCGATGGATCAAATTGGTTATTTAAAACAAGACATTTTAGATCGTAAAGATGCTCAAAGTAGTCGTGCAATTCGTCACCGTAAAGTCTTAATTGACTTGGTAAAACAGGGGGGATGGATCGATGAACGGAAATTTGGGGTGTTTGTGGTGGGTAATTATTTTAGAGATTTACAAGGGTTACTCTCTCTTGCACCTTTGGGGTTAAGGATGTTGAGTAGTGGTAAGTTTCCGCTTTCCTTTGAACCCTCCGAAGGAACAAAAGAAGTGCGATCGCTGATTGAAGCAGTGCAAAATCATGATTAATAATTAATCATTAGATAGCCAACCCCTAATAAACCTAGCACCCCTAAAATCCCTAAGATAATTCGTTTGATGTTTGAAGGGGGGTTAGGTTCATCCACCACTCCAAAATCTTTGAGATCAAATCCCTTCTTATTAGCTAATTGATTAACTGGTACTTGATCGGTTACTACGGCTTGCAAAGCTGGCCAAATATATTGATAATTATAAGCATCTGGCCCGTCTTTAGCACCTCCAAAATTATCCATAAATCCATCACCATAATATTCGGTATTGGTGACAGATTGATTATGGTCGGCTTTTAGGTTTTTTTCGGGATTGGATTCGGAAAAATATATTTTTTTCTGGGAAGAATGAATAGTAAAAAAGCGTCCTTTTTGGTCTTCTAAAGGGGGAATTATCCATTCCGTTGCTTTAACAATTTTATCATCAATGCCATGTAAAATACCCACTGGAATTTCAAGACTTTTTCCTGTTTCTTCAATGGTCATGGGTTGAGTGGCAAAGGGAAAGCCAAACACTTTTAAAATAATGAAAGCAATACTAGGAATGCCTAAATTAGTAGTCGGTGCTGGATCGGCAGTAATAATTTGTTTAGGAGTAAATAGGTTTAAATCTTGCTGAGGATGTTGCTTTAAATAGTAAGGCCAACTTAAGGCTAATAGTCCCCCTAAAGAATGACCAAAAACATAAAAATCGATGTCCTTTTCAAATAAGAGTTTACTATGATTATCTGAGGGATTTTGACGACAATATTCTTGTAATTTTCCCCAACCCACCACCGTACTATTGACTGCAAAAGCCAGCCAATCTTTCGGCGCATAAAATAAACTACTCAGCACAGTAAACACCATGCTTAAGAGATTTTGGGCATATTCTTTTTTGATAAATCCATAAATTCTGAGAAAAATAATTAAGATAATTAATCCCAAGGATAAACGAATTTTTTGACGATTATTTTTTGTTTTGAATTCAGCAATATCAGTTGGATTAGTATCTCGTCTTAAAATCATTCCTGTGAAAAAAGTTCCCGTAGCCAATGACCAATAACTTAAGTCAGATTTCTCTGAAGTTGGCTCATCAGAAAAGTCAGGATAATCGCTTTTTTGATAATCAGGAAAAAAGACATAATACCCTAATGTGGCTAATTGAGATAAATGTTGTTCATAAAATTGTGGCATACATAAAGCAAAGCCATGTAAATAGGTAATTACTTTGAGTTTTCCCTTTTCCTGGTAAGGATTTTTCGGGACATAAATCCTTAAATAATCACCGTCTTTGTGGCTTCCTGTTTGATAAATCGTGTAATCTTGTTCGTCTTTCGAGTAGATTTGATAGCCAGAAAATTCAAAGCAGTTCCAGTCTTTCTTAGAAGAGGATTCTACCATAACCACAGCCCTCCTAATAGGGATTTTCAAGTGGGTGTATCAATATTCTAGTTAAGTTAAGTGTGGGAAGGGTGGGAAGAATTTTTAGTTTCATCGTTAATCTATTGATATGAAACCTGCTCTTAGAGGGAAAGGGAAGCAGAAAAAAGCTGCCTCCTCAACCCAAAATGATTATTGAATAGCGACACCATCTTGACGGGCTGCTAATTCTACCGCACTAGCGACAGCATGGGACACCCGATCATCAAACACAGAGGGAATAATATGTTCTGCATTCAACTGACTGGAATTAACCAAAGAAGCGATCGCTTTAGCTGCTTCTAAATACATATGCTCGGTAATATTTTTGGCACGACAGTCCAGGGCCCCACGAAATACCCCAGGAAAGGCCAAAACATTGTTAATTTGGTTAGGATAGTCGCTGCGGCCGGTGGCCATCACGGCTACATCATTGATCACTAACTCCGGTTGAATTTCAGGGATAGGGTTAGCCATCGCAAAGACAATGGGATCTTTATTCATTGACTGCACCATCTCTTGTGTTACCACTCCAGGGACACTCACCCCTAAAAAGACATCGGCCCCCTGCATGGCATCGGCCAAGGTACCACTGGCACTCACTGCATAGGCTTGTTTTTGGGGGTTAAGATCGTCTCGACTGTGAGAAATTAAGCCTTTCGAGTCACATAACCAAATGGTGGTAGCCCCGGCCGCTCGCAATAAAGAGGCGATGGCCACGCCGGCCGCTCCGGCCCCATTAATGACAATTCTCACCTCTTCTAAAGACTTCTGGACTAATTTGAGGGCATTAAATAAAGCTGCTAGGGTAACGATCGCTGTACCGTGTTGATCGTCGTGGAACACAGGAATATCGAGTTCTTGACGCAATCGTTTTTCAATTTCAAAGCAACGGGGGGCTGCAATATCTTCTAAGTTAACTCCTCCGAAGACTGGGGCGATACGTTTGACCGTTTCGATAATTTCTTCTGTGTCTTGGGTGTTTAAACAGATGGGAAAGGCATCGACTCCAGCAAATTCTTTGAATAACATGGCTTTTCCTTCCATCACCGGTAATGCGGCTTCGGGTCCTAGGTTTCCTAGCCCTAACACCGCACTGCCATCGGTCACCACAGCTACGGTATTATGTTTGATGGTGAGATTATAGACTTCAGAACGGTCACGGGCGATCGCCTTACAAATACGACCCACGCCAGGGGTATAAGCCATAGCTAAGTCACCTTGAGAATGAAGAGGCAGACGACTTTCTACAGTAATTTTACCCTTACGATGAAGTTCAAAGGTGCGATCGGAAACTTTAAGGATTTTAACGTTGGGAATTTCTCTGACCGCAGAAACAATTTTTTCGGCGTGTTCTTCGCTAGATGCTTCAACAGTAATTTCCCGTTGAGTAATTTTCAAGTTATGCTCAATCAAAGAAATTTGTCCTAAACTCCCCTGGGCCCCTGCAATGGCCTGGGTAACATTGGCGAGGGTTCCTGAAATGTTGGGTAATTCGATGGTTATTGCAAGGCTATAACTTGCGGTTGGGTTGAGGTTTGCCATGTAACTCCTTAACTCATATCAAGAGAGATTGACACTCTCTCCCTTCATGTTTATCCTGACTGCAATAGTCATTAATC from Crocosphaera subtropica ATCC 51142 includes these protein-coding regions:
- a CDS encoding succinate dehydrogenase/fumarate reductase iron-sulfur subunit is translated as MEVLFKVWRQKPHQSPQLQTYKLEVQAGNTILECLNRIKWEQDGSLAFRKNCRNTICGSCSMRINGRSALACKQNVGQELEMASSSNNGDVPTITIAPLGNMPVIKDLVVDMSGFWDKLQKVDPYVSTQGRKIPEREFLQTPEERSQLDQTGNCIMCGACYSECNALTVNPEFVGPHALAKAQRMVADSRDTEVEARLETYNQGTQGVWGCTRCYYCNAVCPMEVAPMDQIGYLKQDILDRKDAQSSRAIRHRKVLIDLVKQGGWIDERKFGVFVVGNYFRDLQGLLSLAPLGLRMLSSGKFPLSFEPSEGTKEVRSLIEAVQNHD
- a CDS encoding malic enzyme-like NAD(P)-binding protein — its product is MANLNPTASYSLAITIELPNISGTLANVTQAIAGAQGSLGQISLIEHNLKITQREITVEASSEEHAEKIVSAVREIPNVKILKVSDRTFELHRKGKITVESRLPLHSQGDLAMAYTPGVGRICKAIARDRSEVYNLTIKHNTVAVVTDGSAVLGLGNLGPEAALPVMEGKAMLFKEFAGVDAFPICLNTQDTEEIIETVKRIAPVFGGVNLEDIAAPRCFEIEKRLRQELDIPVFHDDQHGTAIVTLAALFNALKLVQKSLEEVRIVINGAGAAGVAIASLLRAAGATTIWLCDSKGLISHSRDDLNPQKQAYAVSASGTLADAMQGADVFLGVSVPGVVTQEMVQSMNKDPIVFAMANPIPEIQPELVINDVAVMATGRSDYPNQINNVLAFPGVFRGALDCRAKNITEHMYLEAAKAIASLVNSSQLNAEHIIPSVFDDRVSHAVASAVELAARQDGVAIQ